GTTTTACTTTCAATAATGAGCAAGAAGCTTAATTGTTTCATTCATTGTTAGATGCCTTTCTAATACAAAAAGTAACGGTGGGATGTTTTGTCTCCTCAAAATGTAGTCAAAACTTGGCAACAGTTCGAAATAGAAACTAAGGAATATGttaatttgaatttaaattGAGTGTCCAGAAGACAAAGTCGGTAAGACAGGGAGAGTTAGGCATACAATCAAAACGGGATGTCATAAATCGGTAAAACTGGCTCcatgttgtttgcctttgttgCTGAAGGAAAATGTAGACGTGAATGCTAAAAGACAGCATTTTGCCTATTGATAATCCTTGGTCTGCTTATGTTGTATTactaaagaatgaaaatggGCTTGTGAGATTCAGAAATCTGAACGAGTGTACTTAGAAGAATACATCCTCTTCCTCATATTGGTGACTCATTGGTGTTTAGTTTCTATTGGTTACAACTTTAGATTCAgataaagggtttttttttcgggttAAGATGGATGAGAATGACAAACAGAAGACTTCTTTTTTCATGCACAGAGGTCTTTCAATTCAGTTCAATGTGATGCCATTACTCCTCACACCAGTCGACAAAGCTGTCAATAGTTGTtattatagtcaattgactagtccACCTTACATTCttcatccttattgtttgttccctgattccccTTTGTCTTTTCTATGTTCCTCTATTGTTACTTGTCTAAGGGGCGGTATGGTGGCACAACAGTTattgcctgtcaccaatgcagtgagggttggctgacCTTGGTTCTCATCACAGGCAtgtttatttctctgcatgtggcatctgtttacagggctttctgccttgctgtgatataaccttagccgctggctcagcgtaaaacactaattcccaCCCACCATACTtattgtctgcatagttgtttctccttccatatTTTGTATTCTGTCCATTCCTGCTGCTTATCTGAGGCACTGAGAGCATGGTCTTTTGTGAGCAtgattatgtgctatataaatcacatgcttattattattatttgctctTTGTAACAGTCTGGCAGCCTTTTAGAGGGATGGAACTAGTGTTGAGTGAAATTCAAACCATGCTCATGTTATTGCCGTTGCCATTGACCATGACTTTACATTGTACACAGTGCCAGTATCCACTTCATATGCGTTCAAACTGTCAGTCTGCTGGTAAGATTTTGCAATTCTCTGTTGGTGCCTGCTATCAGATTGATGTCATCTACAAAGCGTAGACCGCAAATTGGCATTCTGCCAGTAGGAATGGAAGTGTGACAGTCATTGAGGATTTTACTCATGATGTTCTCTAAATAGATGCTGAACAGGGCAGGTGATAGGGGGCACCCCCTGATGGACACCtattgtgtgaaagaaagctgCCATTCGGTTATCCACCAGTACTGCGCTCGTTGAGCTCTTATACAGTGATTTAATGGCATAGATGCAACcatctttgatgttgaatttttgcatcacatgccatagctCCTTTTTCAAACTCTGTCTAAAGCCTCATTAAAGTCTATGAAGTTATGTAGGTCTCACTGATATTGAAGATACTTCACTATCAAGATGCCACAGTTGAAGATCTCCTCAACTGTGCTCCTACATGGTCTGAAGTCAGCCTGTTTTACTAGCAGTTCCTTGGTGGTGATACTAATGTGATTCTGTATTACCTTCACCATGGCTTTACTTGGGTGGCTGATTAGGCTTATTGTTTTGAAgttttagttagtttattccttgttgttcctttgaggagcatagggccacgacatcacctcgccagcggacccggtataggtcagcccccttcagttgggcccaggtggttccagtgtcctttgcctcgctctctactgttcttttccaagtctgatTTCTGGTTTTGAAGTTTTGATATAACATAATTCTgagagtaatattttttttattaagcattgccatataaatataacaaaattctTCTTACAAAAAGTTGTACCATTATTTAATGCATTTTCcattaatattaaatttttgtgcAAACGCTGACAGATTTCCAAATTTTGTAAATcgtttttaagatttttttgttatcaGTGAAAGTCTTCAGATATGTGTATCAAAATGAAAATAGGAGAGGACCTGTAACAGATCATGAAAAAGGCCTAGGCGCAGAAGACCTGGTCCCTGCTACTGCTGTTGATTACTCAGTCTGTTCTCAAATTACATTGCAatatgaaaaagagaagaggTATAGATTTTATAGTGCAGATGCTATTTATGTCTCCCAGAGAAACAGATATTGATGAAGTGCTTCAGACAAAAAGTGTGTTCATGAATGTTTCAAAGGGAGAATTTGCAAAGACAGAGGAGCTGAAAAAGATTTTTGGTACAGATAACCAAGAAGAGATATGCTTGGAGGTCAGTGAAGTTCATGTTTAGAGTTGTCACTTGTGTCATTAAGAGCCTACATTTATAATATGACAAAGGTAATGGTATGAAAGTCTTAAGTTAAATTTGCTGTGCTTAATTGAAAAAACATTGAGAGGACAAATGTTACTTGTGTGACATGTGAAAGCATGAACATTACCTTCTGGGCCTAATTTTaactgacacaaaaaaaaaaccctgtaaTTAAAACatcccctccaccaccatccaTGTCACATTGTTTATAAATGACACACAACTCCAGGCCTGCTGAAAGCCAGCACAGGCCCCGAGCAGACAATCTTTCTGGGCCCCTTacattaatcattaattgtaatTGTTCGTTAAATTTATTACCTGTATATAACAATATGCTTATTAGTTATAATTCGACTGGCAATGTCTACGCTTCATTTAGCAATGTTAAATAGCAAATGTCAGGAAAAATACATACAACTAGGATCTACAACACTTCATAAGATGAGCAGTTTAGAGCTGTATTCATGTGAGTGGTCAGTTCACACCATTTCTCTAGGAAAATGTCACCAGTGGACGCAAAAAAATCGACATATTAAAGACAATGCAAGGTTTATATCCTTCACCCTAATGTGTGTCCGATGTCATAGTCGTCACAGATTTGGGTACAATTATTGGAGGTAGCTGTAGCTTTAACAGTGGTGAAGCTTTATACCATTCTTTGAAGtctagctttattttttttatcctcgtgatgcctttttttcatttttgtttaaaagaaaaatgaaccaAAAATTATTAAGGCTGGACCCCTCCACAGCTGTGGGCCCAGGTACACactctcccttcccctccctctcgtcaggcctacATGCCTCACTCTCTTCTGTTCTCTTTTCATCTCCCTGCTGTTCAATGGGATCATAACCAGCACCCCTGTTGAAGCATCTTAAATTGGCATCATGCAGGCCACCCAagtaactttttaaagaaagagatgtatatttgtgtatagtGAGctactggtgtgtgtgtgatacatgTATAGAGTGAAAATAAGAGAGGTGTAAAGATATCAATAAGCTGTTCAAGTAGTAATGCATTGAATTATCCATGTTGTTTTATGTAGATCTTGGCAAAAGGTGAGCTGCaagtaacagaaaaagaacGGCATGTACAACTGGAGTCAATGTTTCGAGACATCGCAACAATTGTTGCAGATAAATGTGTTAATCCAGATACAAATCGACCATACCCTGTCACAATGATAGAAAAAGCCATGCGAGATTTACATTTCTCAGTCAAGCCACACAAGAACAGTAAGCAGCAGGTGAGAAAATGCTCaaaggacaaaataataaacaaaactagaGAGGAATGTATGTTATGAAGTAACTGCTAAATTAAACTACTTTACACATTCTTCAAAAATGCTCCGAATATCTTTATATTACCTAGCTATTGATGAGAAATGTGATGCTAATTTCAATAGCCCATTATCCCAAACCAACTTAAGTCAACAGCCATGAGTGACCATGCTCATGTTTACAGATCGCGTTAACAGGAAGCCTTTAGGAAACAGTCAGCAAACATCCAACGTGCTCTTAAGATTTAACTTAAAGGGTTGGGGtgcaactttttctttttaatgactGGGACATGGGTAAAAGTGAAAtatactatttcccaaaatatgGAGGAGCACCCTTTTCTGTTATTGAGATACCTGTGTGCAAGTGCATACCATTCACAGTAAAAGGCCAGCAATACAGGCATCAGGGTGCTTATGTTGTTAATTTTACAATCActgggagagctgggaccataaGCTAATTAGGTTTATCTGTGGACAAATGTGATGTCACGTTTGACCTATTTCTGTCTTCCAGTCATAAGGGGGCGGGCAtgccactagacctttaaagacAGTAGAAATGATGACTTGCCAGGTCACTGTTTATAAAAGAACTTTAGGCACAGCTGCTGGCTTGGATGGGCAGCATAATATGAAGCCATTTTCAAGCTGCATAAATTCTAATAGCACAACATAATTGTTcttaatctattttttttttttgtcttaacaACATAGCATTGACATGCATGTTACATGGACATCTTGTGTGCTAAAGAAACTACTTAGTTTTGCTAGGTCTCttatttaaacaatatttcaaaataaggCTGAGCTTAACTTTTTGCTTCAGGCTCTTGAAGTAATACGCCAGCTGACTGAAAAAGAGGCCTTGAAGATTCAGAGAGCTTACATGAGGCTACGTCTGGTGATTCCAGGTAAAGTAGTATATGTTATCATAATGCTAAtgattagaaataaaattgtatcaTAAAAAGCAGGAATTAAGACATGATATGTTACCCATCTCTTTAACTGAACAAATGAAACTTTGATATATTTAGTTTGATACAAATAGTaactttttcttcattcattcatcccttgactagTACCAGTTGAGGAACAGTTATGATCCACTGATATTCAATATCAAGGGAGAATAACTGGATAGACCAAGCTGCTGACGAAGCTTGACATTAAGCCCTGTGATCAGTGGAGTAGGTCCTGTGTGGAATAAACAGTCTACTCCTTCACATTTGAAAGCCAATACTTTCTCTCCCTCAGACTATCTAGTCCAGAGGTGCCCAAGCTATGGCCTACTGACCACATCTGGCCCATGGAAGTGCCTCATCtggcccgctcattttaaccagacacaacataatttcatttttaatatcatGATTCTGGTAAAACCACCATATGTTCTGGCAcgcaagattttatatcatgtccagtatAGCCCTCAGGCGAAAAAAGGTTGGACACCACTGATCTAGTCCATCCCTTCTTCCTAGAGTTTTGTCAGTCTGCATGTGCCTTTGAATGAAATACAATGTTGGAGTGAGGTACAAAGTTTAGCTCAACTTTAAGCTTTATCATATCTTGCACATCC
This window of the Pomacea canaliculata isolate SZHN2017 linkage group LG4, ASM307304v1, whole genome shotgun sequence genome carries:
- the LOC112563283 gene encoding ribosome maturation protein SBDS-like, whose amino-acid sequence is MPLKQPTNQKRLTNVAVVRLKKGGKRFEIACYPNKVSSWRSKVETDIDEVLQTKSVFMNVSKGEFAKTEELKKIFGTDNQEEICLEILAKGELQVTEKERHVQLESMFRDIATIVADKCVNPDTNRPYPVTMIEKAMRDLHFSVKPHKNSKQQALEVIRQLTEKEALKIQRAYMRLRLVIPAKEGHKVREKVKKLSTKVEEDEFEDDLEMVVLVDPGCYRELDELVREDTRGKGKIEVLSLKEIHEGEESL